The DNA sequence CACCGTGGTCATCCCGAGTTTGCGTCCCAGAATGGCGCTCATAGGTGGCTCCTCAGGACTTGATCTCGATGTCCACGCCGGCGGGCAGTTCGAGCTTCATCAGCGCGTCGATCGTCTTGTTCGTCGCGTTGAGGATGTCGATCAGCCGCTTGTGGATGCGGGTTTCAAACTGCTCGCGGGACTTCTTGTCCACATGGGGCGACCGGTTCACCGTCACCACCGAGCGATCGGTGGGCAGCGGAATGGGACCGGCCACGATGGCACCGGAATCCCGCGCGGTCTTGATGATCTTCTCGGCCGACATGTCGATCAGGTTATGATCGTATGCCTTGAGACGGATTCGAATGTTCGGATTGGCCACGATCCGACTCCTGCTTAGACCATTGCCCGGGAGGTCGTAGGGACACGATACATCGTGTCCCTACCTGTCCGGGTCGATTACTTCTGAATTTCCGTCACCACGCCGGCGCCGATGGTCCGCCCGCCTTCGCGGATGGCGAAGCGCAGGTCCTTCTCCATGGCGATGGGCGCGATC is a window from the Candidatus Delongbacteria bacterium genome containing:
- a CDS encoding elongation factor Tu, translated to IAPIAMEKDLRFAIREGGRTIGAGVVTEIQK
- the rpsJ gene encoding 30S ribosomal protein S10 translates to MANPNIRIRLKAYDHNLIDMSAEKIIKTARDSGAIVAGPIPLPTDRSVVTVNRSPHVDKKSREQFETRIHKRLIDILNATNKTIDALMKLELPAGVDIEIKS